One Scophthalmus maximus strain ysfricsl-2021 chromosome 1, ASM2237912v1, whole genome shotgun sequence genomic region harbors:
- the LOC118300596 gene encoding chymotrypsin-like protease CTRL-1: MFLFISCFALVASAMGCGVPTIKPQVSGYNRIVNGENAVSGSWPWQVSLQDGRGFHFCGGSLINQYWVATAAHCRVSPRSHRVILGEHDRQSNNEQIQVVSISRAITHPYYNAQNFNNDITLLRLSSPVQMTSRVSPVCLASSSTSIPSGTKCVTSGWGRTGQTSTPRYLQQTALPLLSPAQCRQYWGNNRISDAMICAGSSGVSSCQGDSGGPLVCENSGVWSLVGIVSWGTSNCNVRTPAVYARVSYLRRWIDQTVASN; encoded by the exons atgtttttgttcatcaGTTGTTTTGCCCTTGTGGCTTCTGCAATGG GGTGTGGAGTGCCTACTATCAAGCCCCAAGTGAGCGGATACAACAGGATTGTAAATGGGGAGAATGCTGTGTCTGGGTCCTGGCCCTGGCAGGTTTCACTTCAG GATGGCAGAGGATTCCACTTCTGCGGGGGATCCTTGATCAACCAGTACTGGGTtgccactgctgctcactgccgTGTGTC ACCCAGAAGCCACCGTGTTATCCTTGGAGAACATGATCGTCAGTCCAACAATGAGCAAATTCAGGTCGTGTCCATTTCCAGG GCCATCACTCACCCTTACTACAACGCCCAGAACTTCAACAATGATATCACCCTTCTGAGGCTGTCCTCCCCAGTACAGATGACATCCCGTGTGTCCCCTGTGTGCCTGGcctcctccagcaccagcaTCCCATCTGGAACCAAATGTGTCACCAGTGGGTGGGGCAGGACGGGCCAAACCT CAACCCCCCGTTACCTCCAGCAGACTGCCCTGCCTCTGCTCAGCCCTGCTCAGTGCAGGCAGTACTGGGGTAATAACAGAATCTCTGATGCCATGATCTGTGCTGGTTCTTCTGGAGTGTCCTCCTGTCAG GGTGACTCTGGTGGCCCCCTGGTTTGTGAGAACAGTGGAGTGTGGTCCCTTGTGGGTATCGTGTCCTGGGGTACCTCGAACTGCAACGTGCGCACCCCTGCCGTGTACGCCCGTGTGTCCTACCTGCGCAGGTGGATCGACCAGACGGTTGCTTCCAACTAA
- the lin37 gene encoding protein lin-37 homolog: MHHVKIKTERPDVDSGARSRLDAVLKGLVEKSENEREQNEGDAGKISADSLNKDLSPSSAGKRPSARFPQHRRKKRKEMDEGIPESNQHKQNAYIIKLFDRSVDLAQFNTSTPLYPICRAWMRNNPSVREPPASPSPPHSMVEEEVTDMINGKGQNVVRLPPPTSCPISTSGEPINLRIPQTEKPNVTKLTDSAPIPGSLICDHMERWKKIRQKWKECSTKNQLRYSESIKILKEMKELYDR; encoded by the exons ATGCATCACGTGAAGATCAAGACTGAACGGCCAG ATGTCGATAGTGGTGCACGCAGCAGATTGGATGCTGTGTTAAAGGGACTGGTTGAGAAGAGTGAGAATGAAAG GGAGCAAAATGAGGGTGACGCTGGAAAAATTTCCGCAGACTCTTTAAACAA GGATTTGTCTCCATCATCTGCTGGAAAAAG aCCTTCAGCTCGATTTCCACAGCACCGTAGGAAGAAGCGGAAAGAGATGGATGAGGGCATACCAGAGAGCAATCAGCATAAACAAA ATGCTTACATTATCAAGCTGTTTGATCGCAGTGTGGATCTGGCTCAGTTCAACACCAGCACCCCACTGTATCCCATCTGCCGTGCCTGGATGAGAAACAATCCCTCTGTTCGAGAGCCACCTGCTTCCCCAAGCCCCCCTCACAGCATGgtagaggaagag GTCACTGACATGATCAATGGTAAAGGTCAGAATGTGGTCAGACTGCCTCCTCCAACATCCTGTCCAATCAGCACCTCTGGTGAACCTATCAATCTCCGGATCCCACAGACTGAAAAACCCAATGTTACCAAG TTAACAGATTCAGCTCCTATACCAGGCTCTCTCATATGTGACCACATGGAACGTTGGAAGAAGATAAGGCAAAA atggaAGGAGTGTTCTACTAAGAACCAATTAAGATACAGCGAGAGTATCAAGATCCTAAAAGAGATGAAGGAGCTCTATGATCGCTAA